Within the Bacteroidota bacterium genome, the region TCGAAATCAGAAGCATAAACGGAATGTACACTGTACACCACTGAACCGATAATGATTTTTGTCCAGATAATGGGAAGTCCACCATCATTACAAAACCAAATTATTTGATTATCCTGTAAACTTGCAGTTAACGGTATCGCATATGGCTTGTGGCGGTTTTCGAAGCACTTCACTGTCAGCCCAAGACGAACTTGCATGAGAACGAAAACCTTTAAATTAACATTTCACCCGCCATAAGCTATATGCAATGTTATGTGCTGCCTTTTCATTGTCTGTCTATTTTATTAAAATCTAGGAATTCAGTGTCTTCATTGTCACTCTCAAAACATAGATTAACTGTACGATTTATAGCAATTGTCCGATGAATTAATCCGGATTTTACGCAATAAGTTTCGTTTGGAAAAAGGTCTACAAATTCCCCGTTTTCAAATTCAATTTTCAGATTTCCTTCTAGGACAATAAATAATTCATCGGTAAAATTGTGTCTATGCCAAGGGAAAGTATTGTCTTCGTTAATGGCTATTCTCAAACAATGGTCATTTACTGAAACTATCTTGTCATTGAAGTGATGATCAAGAATATCTTTTCCTATGTCCACTAGGTTAACTTTGTCATTCATTAGGTGTCTGTCTTAAGGTTGCACATAACACATCAGTATCTGAATCTCCATCCAGATCGCATGCATATAGCCCACCCATTCCGTGGGTATTATCATCAATAAGTTGTTCATTGAAATTTATTTGTTAATGTACTTGCAGAAAACTCACAAATATTCCTGCTAAACACAAAAGCCTAGCTATAATTTTTGTTCTCATAATACTTACGAATTAAAAAAATTTTATGGCCCAATAATAATTTTCAGATCTGATACAGCTTCGCCCCGTCACTCCCATTTTGTAACTTCTTTTTAAATTCAAACCCATTTGATTATTAGGAATATATTATCAGTTTCCTATATATAACCATTAAACGTAATCCTTTCTGATAGCAGAAATATAGCTGACTATTAGAGCAATACAATCATTCTTTACCTGATTATAACCAGCTTTTTGGAATCAATTAGCCTATGGTTGACATTCATTTTGCAATAGTAAATACCCGGATCAAA harbors:
- a CDS encoding cupin domain-containing protein translates to MNDKVNLVDIGKDILDHHFNDKIVSVNDHCLRIAINEDNTFPWHRHNFTDELFIVLEGNLKIEFENGEFVDLFPNETYCVKSGLIHRTIAINRTVNLCFESDNEDTEFLDFNKIDRQ